A portion of the Pan troglodytes isolate AG18354 chromosome 10, NHGRI_mPanTro3-v2.0_pri, whole genome shotgun sequence genome contains these proteins:
- the RHNO1 gene encoding RAD9, HUS1, RAD1-interacting nuclear orphan protein 1: MPPRKKRRQPSQKAPLLFHQQPLEGPKHSCASTQLPITHTRQVPSKPIDHSTITSWVSPDFDTAAGSLFPAYQKHQNRARHSSRKPTTSKFPHLTFESPQSSSSETLGIPLMRECPSESEKDVSRRPLVPVLSPQSCGNMSVQALQSLPYVFIPPDIQTPESSSVKEELIPQDQKENSLLSCTLHTGTPNSPEPGPVLVKDTPEDKYGIKVTWRRRQHLLAYLRERGKLSRSQFLVKS, from the exons ATGCCTCCCAGAAAAAAACGCCGCCAGCCTTCCCAGAAAGCCCCGCTGCTGTTCCACCAACAACCACTGGAGGGCCCCAAACACAGCTGTGCATCTACACAGCTTCCCATCACTCACACTCGACAGGTGCCCAGCAAGCCCATTGACCACAGCACCATCACTTCCTGG gtatcaCCTGATTTTGATACAGCAGCAGGAAGCTTGTTCCCAGCCTACCAGAAACACCAAAACCGGGCGAGACACTCAAGTCGAAAACCTACCACCTCCAAGTTTCCACATCTAACTTTTGAGAGTCCGCAATCTTCCAGTTCAGAGACATTGGGGATCCCCTTAATGCGAGAGTGCCCCAGTGAATCAGAAAAGGATGTTTCCAGAAGACCCTTAGTTCCAGTGCTCAGTCCCCAAAGCTGTGGGAACATGTCAGTGCAGGCACTTCAGAGCTTACCTTATGTGTTCATTCCACCTGATATCCAGACCCCAGAGTCATCGTCTGTGAAGGAAGAACTCATTCCCCAAGATCAGAAGGAAAACAGCCTTCTAAGCTGCACTCTTCACACTGGCACTCCTAATAGCCCAGAGCCTGGACCTGTTCTGGTTAAAGACACCCCCGAGGACAAGTATGGAATAAAGGTCACATGGAGGAGACGACAGCACCTGCTTGCTTACCTCAGGGAGAGAGGGAAGCTGAGCAGAAGCCAATTCCTTGTGAAAAGCTGA